One window from the genome of Pseudanabaena yagii GIHE-NHR1 encodes:
- a CDS encoding putative bifunctional diguanylate cyclase/phosphodiesterase produces the protein MRKNFAETLLDLLTTVERLKASETLNSQQQDSLESIKSLGENLGKYFDNAEREISSLKQRLKQLYQSNQYIDSENENEIDTLLALMFARLRQSITIDELLETVVLEIHQLLQSDHVIAYQLSNQSSESNSPFVEYEVVNDPIRSLLGRRLPTAYTDSDWLENYQSCLSQVINDINLPNVDPKLKESLIPLGVQSTIAIAIPSGKKLWGLLIIHKYDIARDWQPWEVELLEKLGTQLAISIHQMQLLVKSDSIRLERDQIIARLHYSQLHDSLTGLPNRDSFMDSLNLAFARLQTTSNRNFAILFIDCDRFQAINDNFGISTGDQLLKGISQRLSVYRKINVSIARVDSDEFAILVENIDGQEPIIELAETVLESIKQPFIIDDNQIFTSVSIGIAISDLEYIYANEVLRDANIAMHYSRRLGRGKYALFSASMSQGAKVRWQLENDLRHALERQEFHLVYQPIVSLHQHQLTGFEVLLRWVHPLQGLISPQEFLAIAEETGDIVEIGYWVLKTACNQLQQWQQTFPHIPTLTLGVNVSTLQVVQSDFVERIQEIIIERQISPNLIKLEITESILMENIEISSQKLEQLREVGVQVYIDDFGTGFSSFSYLKNLPIDVLKIDRSFTNKVSTDIKSQRIIQSILRLANSLGMGIVVEGVETSEELDYFESLGGSSIEVQGYFISHPLDTEKATQWIQTTI, from the coding sequence ATGCGAAAAAATTTTGCTGAGACACTCTTAGATTTATTGACAACTGTAGAGAGACTGAAGGCATCAGAAACTCTAAATAGTCAACAGCAAGATAGTCTAGAAAGCATCAAATCTCTTGGGGAAAATCTAGGTAAATATTTTGATAATGCGGAAAGAGAGATATCTAGTCTCAAACAAAGACTCAAACAGCTTTATCAGTCTAATCAATATATAGATTCGGAGAATGAGAATGAAATTGACACTTTACTTGCTTTAATGTTTGCAAGGCTGCGACAGTCGATCACTATAGATGAATTACTAGAAACAGTAGTATTAGAAATTCATCAGCTACTACAAAGCGATCATGTAATTGCCTATCAATTAAGTAATCAGTCTTCAGAGTCTAATAGCCCATTCGTTGAATATGAAGTGGTTAACGATCCGATCCGATCGCTATTAGGTAGGAGGCTACCCACCGCTTATACCGATTCCGATTGGCTAGAAAATTATCAAAGCTGTCTTAGTCAGGTTATTAATGACATTAACCTACCAAATGTTGATCCGAAGCTTAAAGAATCACTTATTCCTTTAGGCGTACAATCAACAATCGCGATCGCAATTCCCAGTGGCAAAAAATTGTGGGGACTGCTAATTATTCATAAATATGACATTGCTCGCGATTGGCAACCTTGGGAAGTCGAACTGCTCGAAAAATTGGGAACCCAGTTAGCGATATCCATTCATCAAATGCAATTATTAGTCAAATCCGACTCGATCAGATTAGAAAGAGATCAGATTATTGCGAGATTGCACTATAGCCAATTGCATGACTCGCTAACAGGACTTCCCAATCGTGATTCATTTATGGATTCCCTCAATCTTGCCTTTGCAAGGTTACAAACTACCTCCAATCGTAATTTTGCGATCCTCTTTATTGATTGCGATCGCTTCCAAGCGATTAATGATAACTTCGGCATATCCACAGGCGATCAGCTATTAAAAGGAATAAGTCAAAGGCTGAGCGTCTATCGCAAAATCAATGTGTCTATTGCTAGGGTTGATAGTGATGAGTTTGCAATTTTAGTTGAAAATATTGATGGTCAAGAGCCAATTATTGAGTTAGCCGAAACAGTTCTCGAGAGTATTAAACAGCCATTTATCATTGACGATAATCAAATTTTTACTTCTGTGAGTATTGGCATTGCGATTAGCGACTTGGAATATATTTATGCCAATGAAGTTCTCAGAGATGCCAATATTGCAATGCATTACTCCCGCCGCCTAGGTAGAGGTAAATACGCTCTATTTAGCGCTAGCATGAGCCAAGGTGCAAAAGTACGCTGGCAGTTAGAAAACGATTTGCGTCATGCCCTTGAACGCCAAGAGTTCCACTTAGTCTACCAACCAATAGTTTCACTACATCAACATCAATTAACGGGGTTTGAAGTCTTATTACGGTGGGTACATCCTTTACAAGGATTAATTTCTCCACAGGAATTTCTGGCGATCGCTGAAGAAACGGGGGACATTGTTGAGATTGGCTATTGGGTATTAAAAACAGCTTGTAACCAGTTGCAGCAATGGCAGCAAACTTTTCCACATATTCCAACACTTACATTGGGGGTTAATGTTTCCACCTTGCAGGTTGTACAGTCTGATTTTGTCGAACGTATTCAAGAAATAATTATCGAACGCCAAATTTCACCGAATTTAATCAAGTTAGAAATTACCGAGTCAATCTTGATGGAAAATATCGAAATCTCTTCACAAAAACTAGAGCAGCTTCGAGAAGTAGGGGTACAAGTCTATATTGATGATTTTGGTACTGGGTTTTCATCCTTTAGCTATCTCAAAAATTTACCGATCGATGTTTTAAAAATTGATCGGAGCTTCACCAATAAGGTCTCTACTGACATCAAGAGTCAAAGAATCATTCAGTCGATTCTAAGATTAGCCAATAGTCTTGGTATGGGAATTGTCGTTGAAGGGGTTGAGACATCTGAAGAGCTAGATTATTTTGAAAGTCTAGGGGGTAGCAGTATCGAGGTACAAGGTTACTTTATTTCGCATCCACTAGATACTGAGAAAGCAACCCAGTGGATTCAAACAACAATCTAA
- a CDS encoding Ycf51 family protein — protein sequence MSLTPALFGQLAQGMGIFVLVCALITGLAVSQQWSWRYRMVGVTLFSVVLVVGLFSLSFEPITRSSIEGSVPYKLVYDRFGPQATIAVEPNITPEQLASTLAQASNNLFSSGRNGQGEEQLTIYARTIVHPQEGLSQPVYLGRVKRSLSLRNDPNIEIEVFSDQFAKLNQDTTS from the coding sequence ATGTCGCTAACGCCTGCTTTATTTGGTCAGCTTGCACAGGGAATGGGCATATTTGTCTTGGTATGTGCTTTGATTACAGGATTGGCTGTGTCTCAGCAGTGGAGTTGGCGCTATCGCATGGTAGGTGTGACCCTATTTTCAGTAGTACTAGTTGTCGGGCTATTTTCTCTCAGTTTCGAGCCAATTACCCGCTCATCAATCGAAGGCTCTGTCCCATATAAACTGGTTTATGATCGTTTTGGTCCCCAAGCAACGATCGCAGTTGAGCCAAACATCACACCTGAACAACTAGCATCAACCCTAGCCCAAGCCAGTAACAACCTATTCTCATCTGGGAGGAATGGTCAAGGTGAAGAACAACTGACAATTTACGCCAGAACCATTGTGCATCCTCAAGAAGGATTGTCGCAGCCTGTATATCTCGGTCGAGTCAAGCGATCGCTCAGTTTACGCAATGATCCCAATATTGAAATTGAAGTTTTTTCAGATCAATTCGCTAAGCTGAATCAGGATACGACTTCATAG
- a CDS encoding carbonic anhydrase: MNLPNQNCNKSSNGMLLMFAIAIVTIITLLLSPPVLASSAGTGNSLHWAYGGTVNPTQWGQLNRDFALCELGKSQSPINIKNPVVSTPTNINFDYKPTPLVVVNNGHTIQVNYEQGSSVNVNGEKYSLLQFHFHTPSEHTINSKASALELHLVHRNDAGKLAVVGVLLTEGNANPVIEEVWQNIPETGKTNTVSDRTINAANLLPKGRSYYSYAGSLTTPPCSEDVKWNVLVEPITVSEEQIEAFAKIYQVDARPIQPTNGRTIELHQ, encoded by the coding sequence ATGAATTTACCCAATCAAAATTGTAATAAAAGTAGCAATGGAATGTTGTTAATGTTCGCGATCGCTATAGTGACAATAATAACTTTGCTCTTATCACCACCAGTACTTGCTAGTTCAGCAGGTACTGGCAATTCTTTGCATTGGGCATATGGAGGTACTGTAAACCCGACACAGTGGGGACAACTTAACAGGGATTTTGCACTATGTGAATTGGGTAAATCGCAATCGCCTATCAATATCAAAAATCCTGTCGTCAGTACACCAACAAATATCAATTTTGATTACAAGCCTACTCCTTTAGTAGTAGTCAATAATGGTCACACCATTCAGGTGAACTATGAGCAAGGCAGTAGCGTGAATGTTAATGGTGAAAAGTATTCTCTACTTCAGTTCCATTTTCATACTCCTAGCGAACATACGATTAATAGCAAAGCCTCTGCTTTGGAACTACATTTAGTTCATCGGAACGATGCAGGAAAACTTGCTGTAGTAGGAGTTTTGCTTACTGAAGGTAATGCTAACCCTGTCATTGAGGAAGTGTGGCAGAATATTCCTGAAACAGGCAAAACAAATACTGTTAGCGATCGCACAATCAATGCGGCTAATTTATTGCCAAAAGGTAGATCCTATTACAGCTATGCTGGCTCTCTAACCACTCCACCCTGTAGTGAAGATGTAAAATGGAATGTTCTCGTAGAGCCAATTACTGTTTCTGAAGAGCAAATTGAAGCTTTTGCCAAAATTTATCAAGTTGATGCGCGTCCAATCCAGCCAACAAATGGAAGAACCATCGAACTACATCAATGA
- the gorA gene encoding glutathione-disulfide reductase, translating into MTKFDYDLFVIGAGSGGLAASKRAASYGAKVAIAEGDLVGGTCVIRGCVPKKLMVYASHFSHFPHESASYGWTIPEGTLDWEKLRNAIQSEVSRLNQLHISFLEKNNVELISGFAKFVDAHTVAVGDRQFTAERILISVGGEAFKPNLAGIEYAITSKEMFLLPQFPKRFAVIGGGYIGTEFAGIMRGLGANVTQIIRDRYILKGFDNDVRTNVQEGMVNHGINFHTCIDSNSLKITKNSQEQENAFTISFNDGEGKAQQVNADVVLAATGRKPNLETLSLDQAGIAVVNGAIAVTEDSCTNQPHIYAIGDCTNRVNLTPVAIAEGRAFADTVYGHKPRFISHKNIPSAVFSQPEAATVGLSEEKAIELYGDRVKVYKTKFRPMFYSLAGGEAKTMMKLIVVGEEERVVGLHMVGKDAAEIIQGMSLVVTMGGCKKDLDNTMAMHPTAAEEFVTM; encoded by the coding sequence ATGACCAAGTTTGATTATGACTTATTTGTAATTGGCGCAGGTAGCGGTGGACTTGCCGCCTCAAAACGCGCCGCCAGCTACGGGGCAAAAGTAGCGATCGCGGAGGGTGACTTAGTAGGAGGCACTTGTGTAATTCGTGGCTGTGTCCCCAAAAAGTTGATGGTCTATGCGTCCCACTTTTCCCATTTCCCCCATGAATCCGCAAGCTATGGCTGGACAATTCCTGAAGGGACTTTGGATTGGGAGAAACTTCGTAATGCAATTCAATCGGAAGTATCGCGTTTAAACCAATTGCACATTAGTTTCTTAGAAAAGAACAATGTGGAACTAATTTCGGGATTTGCCAAATTTGTTGATGCTCATACGGTGGCAGTGGGCGATCGCCAATTTACTGCCGAGCGCATCTTGATCTCGGTGGGTGGTGAAGCCTTCAAGCCTAATTTAGCAGGTATTGAATATGCCATCACTTCCAAGGAGATGTTTTTGTTACCGCAGTTTCCCAAACGATTTGCGGTGATTGGGGGTGGCTATATTGGGACTGAGTTTGCGGGCATCATGCGTGGACTTGGAGCCAATGTTACCCAAATCATCCGCGATCGCTATATCTTAAAAGGGTTTGACAATGATGTGCGTACCAATGTGCAAGAAGGGATGGTCAATCATGGCATCAATTTCCATACCTGCATTGATAGCAATTCCCTCAAGATCACTAAGAATAGTCAGGAACAGGAAAATGCATTCACGATTTCCTTTAATGATGGAGAAGGCAAGGCGCAACAAGTCAATGCTGATGTTGTCTTAGCAGCCACAGGACGCAAGCCCAATCTAGAAACCCTCAGTCTAGACCAAGCAGGAATTGCAGTCGTTAATGGCGCGATCGCTGTTACTGAAGATAGCTGCACCAATCAACCGCATATCTATGCGATCGGTGACTGCACCAATCGCGTGAATTTAACTCCTGTAGCGATCGCCGAAGGTCGCGCCTTTGCCGACACTGTTTATGGACATAAACCAAGATTTATCAGCCACAAAAATATTCCCTCGGCTGTATTCTCCCAACCTGAAGCCGCTACCGTTGGCTTATCTGAAGAAAAAGCCATTGAGCTATATGGAGATCGCGTGAAAGTCTATAAAACAAAGTTCCGCCCCATGTTTTACAGTCTGGCAGGTGGTGAAGCCAAAACAATGATGAAATTAATTGTCGTTGGTGAAGAGGAACGAGTTGTCGGTTTACACATGGTCGGGAAAGATGCCGCCGAGATCATTCAAGGTATGTCTCTAGTCGTCACCATGGGCGGCTGCAAAAAAGATCTAGATAATACGATGGCAATGCACCCCACTGCTGCCGAGGAGTTTGTCACCATGTAA
- a CDS encoding biliverdin-producing heme oxygenase: protein MSQGLATKLRVGTQKSHSAAESTDFIKCFLKGVVNKTAYSRLVGNLYFVYKAIEAEFEVHKNDPILSKLYYRELWREKSLELDMLFYFGSNWREAVKPTPACEKYLARIREISATDPVLLVAHAYTRYMGDLSGGQILKKIAKESMGLADGDGTAFYEFDDIRNHGEFKKNYRAALDTLPVDEATAQRIVDEANASFHMNMAMFRELEGNWLLALTKFGWNSLVTKIKGEPKTTSVRRESNAAS, encoded by the coding sequence ATGAGTCAAGGTTTAGCAACAAAGTTGCGCGTAGGTACACAAAAATCTCACTCAGCAGCAGAGAGTACCGATTTTATTAAATGTTTTTTAAAGGGCGTAGTTAACAAGACCGCCTATAGCCGACTCGTCGGTAATCTTTACTTTGTTTACAAAGCGATCGAAGCAGAGTTTGAAGTCCACAAAAATGACCCGATCCTCAGCAAGCTCTACTATCGTGAGCTATGGCGCGAAAAGAGCCTAGAACTCGATATGTTGTTTTACTTCGGCTCTAACTGGCGTGAAGCAGTAAAGCCCACACCTGCTTGCGAAAAGTATCTGGCTCGTATCCGCGAAATTTCGGCTACTGACCCTGTATTGCTTGTAGCTCATGCCTACACTCGTTATATGGGTGATCTATCTGGTGGTCAAATCCTCAAGAAAATCGCTAAGGAGTCGATGGGTCTAGCCGATGGCGATGGTACTGCTTTCTATGAATTCGATGATATTCGCAATCACGGTGAATTTAAGAAAAACTATCGTGCTGCTCTCGATACTTTGCCTGTAGATGAAGCAACTGCCCAGCGCATTGTCGATGAAGCAAATGCTTCCTTCCATATGAACATGGCAATGTTCCGTGAGTTGGAAGGCAACTGGCTATTGGCTCTAACTAAGTTTGGCTGGAACTCCTTGGTCACCAAAATCAAGGGTGAACCCAAAACCACCTCTGTCCGCCGCGAATCAAATGCTGCTAGCTAA
- the ndhC gene encoding NADH-quinone oxidoreductase subunit A: MLVLSGYEYLLVFIIVCTLVPISGLVLSGLLSPQQSGAAGRTTYESGCEPVGGAWIQFNIRYYMFALAFVIFDVETVFLYPWAVAFSKLGLLAFVEALIFISILILGLVYAWRKGALEWS; the protein is encoded by the coding sequence ATCTTGGTTTTAAGCGGATACGAATACTTACTGGTATTCATCATCGTTTGTACGCTTGTCCCGATATCGGGATTAGTCCTATCTGGTCTTTTAAGTCCCCAACAGTCTGGAGCCGCAGGTCGTACTACCTACGAATCTGGCTGCGAACCTGTTGGGGGAGCTTGGATCCAGTTTAATATTCGTTATTACATGTTCGCCCTTGCCTTTGTGATATTCGACGTGGAAACAGTGTTTTTATATCCTTGGGCAGTCGCATTTAGCAAACTAGGCTTACTTGCCTTTGTTGAAGCACTTATCTTTATTAGCATTCTCATCTTAGGTCTAGTCTACGCTTGGAGAAAAGGAGCCTTAGAATGGTCATGA
- a CDS encoding NADH dehydrogenase subunit K, which produces MKSENVGLDFSIEEQTQRLINPAATPQVTQDLSNNVILTTLNDLYNWSRMSSLWPMLYGTSCCFIEFAAMIGSRFDFDRFGLLPRSSPRQADLIITAGTVTMKMAPALVRLYEQMQEPKYVIAMGACTITGGMFSTDSYTTVRGVDKLIPVDVYIPGCPPRPEAIMDAIIKLRKKIGTEGFNERANLNRTHRYYAVKHEMKVVSPILTGQYLEMPSRMAPPKELVESGIPLPALQMAQKEVETVGR; this is translated from the coding sequence ATGAAATCCGAAAACGTTGGTCTGGACTTCAGCATTGAAGAACAAACTCAGCGCCTTATTAATCCTGCCGCAACGCCACAAGTCACCCAAGACTTATCTAATAATGTCATTTTGACCACTCTCAATGACCTCTACAACTGGTCGAGAATGTCTAGCCTTTGGCCGATGCTCTATGGCACTAGCTGTTGCTTCATTGAGTTTGCTGCCATGATCGGCTCTAGATTTGACTTTGACCGCTTTGGTCTATTACCCCGTTCTAGCCCTCGTCAAGCTGACTTGATCATCACCGCAGGCACAGTCACCATGAAAATGGCTCCTGCACTGGTGCGCCTTTACGAACAAATGCAAGAACCCAAATATGTAATTGCCATGGGTGCTTGCACGATTACAGGCGGTATGTTTAGCACCGATTCCTACACCACAGTACGCGGCGTTGACAAGTTAATTCCCGTTGATGTGTATATCCCCGGTTGCCCTCCCCGTCCTGAAGCAATCATGGATGCGATTATCAAATTGCGTAAAAAGATTGGTACTGAAGGCTTTAACGAAAGAGCCAACCTCAATCGTACCCATCGCTACTATGCCGTCAAGCATGAAATGAAGGTGGTTAGTCCCATCCTCACAGGACAATATCTAGAAATGCCTAGCCGTATGGCTCCGCCTAAGGAACTAGTCGAGTCGGGCATTCCTTTACCCGCATTGCAAATGGCTCAAAAGGAGGTCGAGACAGTTGGCAGATAA
- a CDS encoding NAD(P)H-quinone oxidoreductase subunit J → MADNQEAALVTTEATAPVSQWLTNNGFEHEFLGLDQQGVPILKIDRQFLLPFSTALYAYGFNYLMCQCGYDAGAGDSLVSVYHLAKLTDEGIDKSDRLEEVRVKVFLPRTDPRCPSVYWIWKTADWQERETYDMYGIVYEGHPNLKRILMPEDWIGYPMRKDYVTPDFYELQDAY, encoded by the coding sequence TTGGCAGATAATCAAGAAGCAGCATTGGTCACGACTGAGGCAACTGCCCCAGTTTCTCAATGGCTAACTAACAATGGCTTTGAGCATGAGTTTCTAGGGCTTGACCAACAAGGCGTTCCCATTCTCAAAATCGATCGCCAGTTTTTACTTCCCTTTTCCACAGCACTCTATGCCTATGGCTTTAACTACTTGATGTGTCAATGTGGTTATGATGCTGGCGCAGGTGACAGTTTGGTGAGTGTTTACCATCTCGCTAAGCTAACTGATGAGGGCATTGATAAAAGCGATCGCCTTGAGGAAGTTCGCGTTAAGGTATTTCTCCCTCGCACCGATCCTCGCTGTCCATCGGTCTACTGGATCTGGAAAACTGCGGATTGGCAAGAGCGCGAAACCTACGATATGTATGGCATTGTCTACGAAGGACATCCCAATCTTAAGCGGATTCTCATGCCCGAAGACTGGATTGGCTATCCGATGCGAAAGGATTACGTCACACCAGACTTCTACGAGTTACAAGACGCATATTAA
- a CDS encoding Uma2 family endonuclease has protein sequence MTATTLSKSVNSSLIADQDRPLSEYRVTLHNVSWQTFESLLADLGDRRNTLFHYLNGTLEIMSPLSIHEGSNRFIDDLIRAFSDELEIDLRKLGSLLMKIPELKLGAEPDSCYYIQNEPIIRNKEVIIVGEDPPPDLVLEVDITNPSDRRLPIYALLGVPEVWRYDGYSLEFLALENGEYKPIEKSLAFPDLPAMIIVEYVQQRLTLGESATLREFRKWVRANVVVT, from the coding sequence ATGACTGCGACAACACTAAGCAAATCCGTTAATTCATCTTTGATCGCTGATCAAGATCGCCCCCTTTCCGAATATCGCGTGACCTTACATAACGTTAGTTGGCAGACTTTTGAAAGTTTACTTGCCGATCTAGGCGATCGCCGCAACACCCTATTTCATTACCTCAATGGCACATTAGAAATTATGTCTCCCCTCTCAATTCATGAAGGTAGCAATCGGTTTATCGATGATTTAATTAGAGCATTTTCTGATGAGCTAGAAATTGATTTGCGAAAGCTTGGCTCTTTACTGATGAAAATCCCAGAACTAAAGTTAGGAGCAGAGCCAGATTCTTGTTATTACATTCAGAATGAGCCAATAATTAGGAATAAAGAAGTAATTATTGTGGGAGAAGATCCGCCACCTGACTTGGTTTTAGAAGTAGATATTACCAATCCTAGCGATCGCCGTTTACCGATATATGCCTTACTCGGTGTGCCTGAAGTCTGGCGCTATGATGGCTATAGTTTAGAATTTCTAGCTTTAGAGAATGGAGAATATAAACCGATTGAGAAAAGCTTAGCTTTTCCTGATTTACCCGCCATGATTATTGTCGAATATGTACAGCAGCGCTTAACTTTAGGAGAAAGTGCAACCTTAAGGGAATTTCGGAAATGGGTACGGGCTAATGTCGTAGTCACATAA
- a CDS encoding GNAT family N-acetyltransferase: protein MKNNGVNIKAIKGKSEYAEQVKALGKANSSTLSLFPEGAFDDYIWKGNILVALDENDNFLGYLLYTVKKKERRIRIYHLCLKEESKGKGIARQLIEHLKTITRDLIDIRLVCRQAD from the coding sequence ATGAAAAATAATGGCGTTAACATAAAGGCTATTAAAGGGAAATCAGAATATGCCGAACAAGTAAAAGCTCTGGGAAAAGCTAATTCAAGTACTTTATCTCTCTTTCCTGAAGGGGCTTTCGATGACTATATATGGAAAGGGAATATCTTAGTGGCTTTGGATGAAAATGATAATTTTCTTGGATATCTTCTATATACAGTTAAGAAAAAGGAAAGACGAATCAGGATATATCATCTATGTCTAAAAGAAGAATCCAAAGGTAAAGGTATAGCGAGACAACTCATAGAACATCTAAAAACCATAACAAGAGATTTGATTGATATACGTCTTGTGTGTCGTCAAGCTGATTGA
- a CDS encoding transposase, with protein sequence MTQNASRIYNELIKFGSQYSQWSDVRHLGVMAWMMVGMIATGSVNLTKWLSHINTKALIAQSTQRQLSRWLNNPRINPAKLYSPVIKELIAKWKEPEIYLSFDTSQLWEEYSMIRLCVVHQGRALPLCWRVIKHRSSSVEMSSYQDMLKRASKLLPVNVKVVLLADRAFANPELVRYVWELKWQCRIRIKGNFWIYAPKHGWQTVKQLHLRLGEAKLIHNVKVHKTESKRLTDVHIAAAWESGSREYWYILSTEPTTLQTFWEYGLRFDIEENFLDDKSNGFDLESSRLRSAPAISRLCFVIALTTLFLTAQGLAVADSGYRRLVDPHWFRGLSYLKIGWNWIHTAITKNWAFLPFYSFTSYLDSHPAIASRRKHLQKLFRIEFYASTLDYAS encoded by the coding sequence ATGACCCAAAACGCCTCACGTATCTATAATGAACTAATAAAATTCGGGAGTCAATACAGCCAGTGGTCAGATGTGCGCCATTTGGGAGTAATGGCGTGGATGATGGTGGGAATGATCGCCACAGGGAGTGTGAATTTAACGAAGTGGTTAAGCCATATCAACACAAAAGCATTGATCGCCCAAAGCACGCAAAGACAACTATCAAGATGGCTGAACAATCCGCGCATAAATCCAGCTAAGCTATACAGTCCAGTAATCAAAGAGTTAATCGCTAAATGGAAAGAGCCAGAAATATATCTGAGTTTTGATACCAGTCAACTGTGGGAAGAATACAGCATGATCCGATTGTGTGTAGTTCATCAGGGAAGAGCTTTACCGTTATGTTGGCGTGTAATCAAACATCGCAGTAGTAGTGTGGAGATGAGTAGCTATCAAGACATGCTCAAACGCGCATCGAAACTGTTGCCCGTGAATGTCAAAGTAGTTTTATTAGCAGACCGAGCATTTGCTAATCCAGAACTGGTGCGCTATGTGTGGGAATTAAAATGGCAATGTCGGATTCGGATCAAGGGTAATTTCTGGATATATGCCCCCAAGCATGGCTGGCAAACAGTCAAACAATTACATCTTCGTCTTGGTGAAGCTAAGTTGATCCACAATGTTAAAGTTCACAAAACTGAGTCCAAGCGTCTTACCGATGTGCATATTGCGGCGGCTTGGGAATCTGGGAGCCGAGAGTATTGGTATATTCTCAGTACTGAACCTACCACACTCCAAACTTTTTGGGAGTATGGTCTGAGATTCGATATTGAGGAGAATTTCTTGGATGATAAATCTAATGGCTTTGATTTAGAATCTTCGCGTTTACGTTCGGCTCCTGCCATTTCTCGCCTTTGTTTTGTGATAGCACTGACCACCTTGTTTTTAACGGCTCAAGGACTGGCGGTTGCTGATTCTGGCTATCGTCGTTTGGTTGATCCTCATTGGTTTCGTGGGCTTAGTTATCTCAAGATTGGCTGGAACTGGATTCACACCGCTATCACTAAAAACTGGGCTTTCTTGCCTTTCTACTCTTTTACTTCTTATCTTGACTCTCACCCTGCTATTGCTTCTCGTCGAAAACATCTTCAGAAATTATTCCGCATTGAGTTCTATGCTTCTACTCTCGACTATGCTTCATAG
- a CDS encoding PIN domain-containing protein, with translation MWEKFGFTPMHECSGNNKLGKLVTTWVYNHGHPDLFSTIVSTKTFVVLDSCVFFDFYQMSLSKAIDNRESAFLLADWVQDELELCTTDEIYNEINRRSALLHKKGKRR, from the coding sequence ATGTGGGAAAAATTTGGATTTACCCCCATGCATGAGTGTTCTGGAAATAATAAGTTAGGAAAACTTGTAACAACTTGGGTTTACAATCACGGTCATCCAGATCTTTTTTCAACTATTGTAAGTACAAAAACTTTTGTAGTCCTTGACTCTTGTGTGTTTTTTGACTTTTATCAAATGAGCTTGTCAAAAGCTATAGATAATCGAGAATCCGCTTTTTTACTGGCAGATTGGGTTCAAGACGAATTAGAACTGTGTACTACTGACGAAATATACAATGAAATTAATAGACGATCGGCGTTGTTGCATAAAAAGGGGAAGAGAAGGTAA